A DNA window from Pseudomonas sp. B21-056 contains the following coding sequences:
- a CDS encoding histidine phosphatase family protein, whose translation MINPLNFARHLKRRSWLMLPTLLVVCGLVLSLESSVSRAQPVDGIQTLVFLRHAEKPAGGLGQLNCQGLNRAIDLATLLPQKFGKADYVFAANPTRNVEEGEKDNSYSYIRPLMTISPSAIKLGLPVNIEYSANDTSALADELLHDKYHNATIYTAWSHGYLPELINKVAGEAVGKNQTITEDWASGDFDSLYVLTLTWHNGKASLSSQSYKQGLDNGRKTCPT comes from the coding sequence ATGATCAATCCTCTGAATTTTGCCAGACACCTGAAACGCCGTTCATGGCTGATGCTACCGACGCTGCTCGTGGTCTGCGGCCTGGTGCTGTCACTGGAGTCCAGCGTCAGTCGCGCCCAGCCGGTCGACGGCATCCAGACCCTGGTGTTCCTGCGCCACGCCGAAAAGCCCGCCGGTGGTCTGGGCCAGCTCAATTGCCAGGGCCTCAACCGCGCCATCGACCTGGCCACCCTGCTGCCGCAAAAATTCGGCAAGGCCGACTACGTGTTCGCGGCCAACCCTACCCGCAATGTCGAAGAGGGCGAGAAGGACAACTCCTATAGCTACATTCGCCCATTGATGACCATCAGCCCGAGCGCAATCAAGCTCGGGTTGCCGGTCAATATCGAGTATTCAGCCAACGACACCAGCGCCCTGGCCGACGAACTGCTGCACGACAAGTACCACAACGCTACCATCTACACGGCCTGGTCCCACGGCTACCTGCCGGAGCTGATCAACAAGGTGGCCGGCGAAGCCGTGGGCAAGAATCAGACCATTACCGAAGACTGGGCGTCGGGGGACTTCGATTCGCTGTACGTGCTGACCCTGACCTGGCACAACGGCAAGGCCAGCCTCTCCAGCCAGAGCTACAAGCAAGGCCTGGATAACGGGCGGAAAACCTGTCCGACGTAA